From a region of the Rhipicephalus microplus isolate Deutch F79 chromosome X, USDA_Rmic, whole genome shotgun sequence genome:
- the LOC142776264 gene encoding uncharacterized protein LOC142776264 isoform X1: protein MAMNDEAERMFMAMLKGSALRATPGKHCVSQKIATSDNSVDLTALFVLTTVVIDALAARESIDENPHGSGSIAVCEETTEENVARNLQTTTSSTAGKMGTGPAPQG, encoded by the exons ATGGCAATGAATGATGAAGCCGAGCGGATGTTCATGGCAATGCTAAAGGGGTCAGCTCTACGCGCTACACCAGGTAAGcattgtgtctcgcaaaaaaTAGCTACGAGCGATAACAGCGTCGATCTAACGGCTTTGTTTGTGCTCACTACAGTCGTTATCGATGCCTTGGCCGCGCGGGAGAGCATTGACGAGAATCCCCACG GTAGCGGGAGCATCGCGGTGTGTGAGGAAACGACGGAAGAAAATGTAGCACGTAATTTGC AAACCACCACTTCATCCACCGCCGGCAAGATGGGAACGGGCCCAGCGCCACAAGGGTAA
- the LOC142776264 gene encoding uncharacterized protein LOC142776264 isoform X2, which translates to MAMNDEAERMFMAMLKGSALRATPVVIDALAARESIDENPHGSGSIAVCEETTEENVARNLQTTTSSTAGKMGTGPAPQG; encoded by the exons ATGGCAATGAATGATGAAGCCGAGCGGATGTTCATGGCAATGCTAAAGGGGTCAGCTCTACGCGCTACACCAG TCGTTATCGATGCCTTGGCCGCGCGGGAGAGCATTGACGAGAATCCCCACG GTAGCGGGAGCATCGCGGTGTGTGAGGAAACGACGGAAGAAAATGTAGCACGTAATTTGC AAACCACCACTTCATCCACCGCCGGCAAGATGGGAACGGGCCCAGCGCCACAAGGGTAA